In one Portunus trituberculatus isolate SZX2019 chromosome 31, ASM1759143v1, whole genome shotgun sequence genomic region, the following are encoded:
- the LOC123511494 gene encoding coiled-coil domain-containing protein 174-like isoform X1, translated as MESGLVGLRAELQKKRAEASKFGTGQRGAAGREKEAARPKASSASNPGVASRAARDEEQHQAEQRNEEKSRNALERKAAMYDKIQQGIEVLENDNLNQRFLVNFQKKIIDDVMTRNKTREDKEKTRKQKQQSEEVHHEESNADDDNEWVEYTDAFGRTRECRRAELSEKLEQDKQLSQDLNPSETEEKTVLDPLEVEDLHREALHQKWQAEEEANATKKDLHYQDILYDEARTHGPGFLKFSRNEKERKAQMELLRDLQTEAQRATATTAAAANKRQKAMKTRLEKVRQRKRLKMGLPMKDDDKLKTPPGSEEEEEQIVGPAPLPPSPPPRKKVGGVREWDLGKEGVTSTLTQEEWVLRQRSQRSQEFAPPSSYHPKEGRSQATVSSSYQHQATGDQLRRDSHSPPPDPKEPLREERRPEFAPPATHEYYGPMTSRRTHHKTAAPDIEAAISKGLSHLRKMNNY; from the exons CTGGTTGGGCTGCGAGCAGAGCTACAAAAGAAGCGTGCAGAGGCAAGCAAATTTGGGACAGGCCAACGAGGAGCAGCAGGTCGGGAAAAGGAAGCAGCCCGACCCAAGGCATCCTCAGCCAGCAATCCTGGAGTCGCCAGCCGAGCAGCAAGGGATGAAGAGCAGCACCAGGCAGAACAGAGGAATGAGGAGAAGTCCAG GAATGCACTGGAGAGAAAAGCAGCCATGTATGACAAGATTCAGCAAGGCATTGAAGTGTTGGAGAATGACAACCTCAACCAAAGATTCTTGGTTAACTTCCAG aaaaaaattatagatgaTGTGATGACAAGAAATAAGACAagggaggacaaagagaagacaaggaagcaGAAACAGCAGAGTGAAGAAGTGCATCATGAGGAGAGtaatgctgatgatgacaatgaatg gGTGGAGTACACAGATGCATTTGGCCGCACAAGGGAGTGCCGGAGAGCTGAGTTATCAGAAAAGTTAGAGCAGGACAAACAGCTATCCCAGGACCTGAACCCTTCA gagacagaagaaaagaCAGTGTTGGATCCTCTCGAAGTGGAGGACCTTCATCGAGAAGCACTGCACCAGAAGTGGCAAGCTGAGGAAGAAGCCAATGCCACCAAGAAGGACCTCCACTACCAGGATATTTTGTATGATG AGGCCAGGACCCACGGCCCCGGCTTCCTTAAGTTCTCTCGCAATGAAAAGGAGCGCAAAGCCCAGATGGAGTTACTACGAGACCTGCAGACTGAGGCACAGCGAGCTAcagccaccactgctgctgctgccaataAGAGGCAGAAGGCCATGAAGACACGGTTAGAGAAagtgaggcagaggaagaggctTAAAATGGGATTGCCCATGAAAG ATGATGACAAACTGAAGACCCCACCTGggtctgaggaagaggaggagcagatagTGGGTCCagctcctctcccaccctcccctccacccagaaagaaagtgggtggagtgagggagtgggaCCTGGGCAAGGAGGGAGTCACCTCCACCTTGACTCAGGAGGAATGGGTCCTACGCCAGAGGTCTCAGCGCTCCCAGGAATTTGCGCCTCCCTCCAGCTACCATCCCAAGGAAGGCAGGAGCCAGGCAACAGTGTCCTCTTCTTACCAGCACCAAGCCACTGGGGACCAGCTGAGGAGAGACtcccactctccaccaccagatCCAAAAGAACCATTGAGGGAGGAACGTCGGCCAGAGTTTGCTCCGCCAGCCACTCATGAATACTATGGTCCCATGACAAGCAGGAGAACACATCATAAGACTGCTGCCCCTGACATAGAGGCAGCCATTAGTAAAGGACTCAGTCACTTACGGAAAATGAATAACTATTGA
- the LOC123511494 gene encoding coiled-coil domain-containing protein 174-like isoform X2, translated as MYDKIQQGIEVLENDNLNQRFLVNFQKKIIDDVMTRNKTREDKEKTRKQKQQSEEVHHEESNADDDNEWVEYTDAFGRTRECRRAELSEKLEQDKQLSQDLNPSETEEKTVLDPLEVEDLHREALHQKWQAEEEANATKKDLHYQDILYDEARTHGPGFLKFSRNEKERKAQMELLRDLQTEAQRATATTAAAANKRQKAMKTRLEKVRQRKRLKMGLPMKDDDKLKTPPGSEEEEEQIVGPAPLPPSPPPRKKVGGVREWDLGKEGVTSTLTQEEWVLRQRSQRSQEFAPPSSYHPKEGRSQATVSSSYQHQATGDQLRRDSHSPPPDPKEPLREERRPEFAPPATHEYYGPMTSRRTHHKTAAPDIEAAISKGLSHLRKMNNY; from the exons ATGTATGACAAGATTCAGCAAGGCATTGAAGTGTTGGAGAATGACAACCTCAACCAAAGATTCTTGGTTAACTTCCAG aaaaaaattatagatgaTGTGATGACAAGAAATAAGACAagggaggacaaagagaagacaaggaagcaGAAACAGCAGAGTGAAGAAGTGCATCATGAGGAGAGtaatgctgatgatgacaatgaatg gGTGGAGTACACAGATGCATTTGGCCGCACAAGGGAGTGCCGGAGAGCTGAGTTATCAGAAAAGTTAGAGCAGGACAAACAGCTATCCCAGGACCTGAACCCTTCA gagacagaagaaaagaCAGTGTTGGATCCTCTCGAAGTGGAGGACCTTCATCGAGAAGCACTGCACCAGAAGTGGCAAGCTGAGGAAGAAGCCAATGCCACCAAGAAGGACCTCCACTACCAGGATATTTTGTATGATG AGGCCAGGACCCACGGCCCCGGCTTCCTTAAGTTCTCTCGCAATGAAAAGGAGCGCAAAGCCCAGATGGAGTTACTACGAGACCTGCAGACTGAGGCACAGCGAGCTAcagccaccactgctgctgctgccaataAGAGGCAGAAGGCCATGAAGACACGGTTAGAGAAagtgaggcagaggaagaggctTAAAATGGGATTGCCCATGAAAG ATGATGACAAACTGAAGACCCCACCTGggtctgaggaagaggaggagcagatagTGGGTCCagctcctctcccaccctcccctccacccagaaagaaagtgggtggagtgagggagtgggaCCTGGGCAAGGAGGGAGTCACCTCCACCTTGACTCAGGAGGAATGGGTCCTACGCCAGAGGTCTCAGCGCTCCCAGGAATTTGCGCCTCCCTCCAGCTACCATCCCAAGGAAGGCAGGAGCCAGGCAACAGTGTCCTCTTCTTACCAGCACCAAGCCACTGGGGACCAGCTGAGGAGAGACtcccactctccaccaccagatCCAAAAGAACCATTGAGGGAGGAACGTCGGCCAGAGTTTGCTCCGCCAGCCACTCATGAATACTATGGTCCCATGACAAGCAGGAGAACACATCATAAGACTGCTGCCCCTGACATAGAGGCAGCCATTAGTAAAGGACTCAGTCACTTACGGAAAATGAATAACTATTGA